One region of Methanobrevibacter thaueri genomic DNA includes:
- a CDS encoding hydrogen gas-evolving membrane-bound hydrogenase subunit E: MSKTTIRNLLAAVLTAVFSVTLLDAIFHISNMINPGVSNIYNALGTQIAPNMVTVVIFDFRAFDTLGESIILLSAGLVVLLIFGRGLLGDKR, translated from the coding sequence TTGTCTAAAACTACTATTCGCAATTTACTCGCAGCAGTGCTGACAGCAGTATTTTCCGTTACATTATTGGATGCGATTTTCCATATCAGCAACATGATTAATCCTGGTGTAAGCAACATTTACAATGCTTTGGGAACACAAATCGCTCCAAACATGGTAACCGTTGTGATATTCGATTTCAGAGCATTTGATACTTTAGGAGAATCAATTATATTGCTGAGCGCTGGTTTGGTGGTATTATTAATTTTCGGAAGAGGATTATTGGGGGATAAAAGATGA
- a CDS encoding hydrogenase translates to MKLYDQIFNVVKQFRKVFSPGPVTNADVSGSITAEIFLIVSLILAAILLRHVNVLLAGLVTLILAVVLISNIPLIPKFKMEQDDSLERMLFYAILVLSIIVVFMYWGGNLV, encoded by the coding sequence ATGAAACTCTATGATCAGATATTTAATGTTGTAAAGCAATTCAGAAAAGTGTTTTCACCGGGACCGGTTACAAACGCCGATGTTTCCGGAAGCATTACTGCTGAAATATTCTTAATAGTTTCATTGATTCTTGCAGCAATACTATTGAGACATGTCAATGTCTTGCTTGCAGGCCTGGTCACATTGATATTGGCAGTAGTCCTGATTTCTAATATTCCACTTATTCCTAAGTTTAAAATGGAACAGGATGATTCTCTTGAAAGAATGCTGTTCTATGCAATTTTAGTTCTTTCAATTATCGTTGTATTTATGTACTGGGGTGGTAATCTTGTCTAA
- the ehbF gene encoding energy conserving hydrogenase EhbF, producing MNELIPLMVIVPLMAALLISAFSKFNKATKIFAFVVAICLPIIPLAANYGLHYFGGYAPILDNVTSTVYHPAITYSFTFLQQVFISIIGLLTFLVIFVYLTKYKEVSGPYLFLLFLGTAAVTAMLLTDDIFHMFVFFEILALAQVGIVAASSIDYSYEMALKYMVLGSIGSPIMLLGIGFLLALTGSVNITDIAAAVHNGLVDMTSPVFLMSLALIFFGWLYASGLPPFHTIKSGIYSKAEPHGAALLQSFTVISMISIVLVMFRIYSALPIFEVLIVFFSILAMILGVSLALTQTDFRRMIGFLAVGELGFIGLGIGLGTNFAITAGLFQAINEIVITALLFIGFGAIVEATNEVDTRKLGGLLAYHPKVSIMLLIGGLAMAGVPPLNGFQSKLMLVQASLSCGFPEISILAIVVSIATFVVFVKTFYTMFLKPKPRDLELEGKEVPRSMIFTMGILLIVILFLGLFPDVVVSGITSFVGGIL from the coding sequence ATGAATGAATTAATTCCACTTATGGTCATTGTTCCTTTGATGGCGGCATTGCTCATCAGTGCATTTTCAAAGTTCAACAAGGCTACAAAGATTTTCGCATTTGTCGTAGCTATTTGTCTTCCGATAATACCATTGGCTGCAAATTATGGTCTTCACTACTTTGGAGGATACGCTCCGATATTGGATAATGTGACAAGTACGGTCTATCACCCTGCAATCACATATTCATTCACATTCCTGCAGCAAGTATTCATCTCAATCATCGGTCTTTTGACCTTTTTGGTAATATTTGTTTACTTGACAAAATATAAAGAAGTGTCTGGACCATATCTGTTCCTATTGTTCTTGGGAACAGCTGCCGTAACTGCAATGCTATTGACAGACGACATTTTCCACATGTTTGTGTTCTTTGAGATATTGGCACTTGCACAGGTGGGTATTGTAGCGGCTTCATCAATCGATTACAGTTATGAGATGGCCTTGAAGTATATGGTTCTGGGATCAATCGGGTCCCCAATAATGCTTTTAGGAATTGGATTCCTATTGGCATTGACTGGAAGTGTAAACATAACAGATATTGCGGCTGCGGTCCATAACGGTTTAGTGGATATGACTTCTCCAGTATTCTTAATGTCACTCGCATTAATATTCTTTGGTTGGTTATACGCATCAGGTTTACCACCATTCCATACCATTAAGTCTGGAATCTATTCAAAAGCAGAACCTCATGGAGCAGCATTGCTACAGTCATTTACAGTCATATCAATGATTTCAATTGTATTAGTGATGTTTAGAATCTACTCAGCTTTACCAATCTTTGAAGTGCTCATAGTCTTCTTCTCTATCTTGGCTATGATATTAGGTGTTTCACTCGCACTGACTCAAACAGACTTCAGAAGAATGATTGGATTTTTAGCTGTGGGAGAATTGGGTTTCATTGGATTAGGTATAGGGCTTGGAACCAATTTCGCAATAACTGCAGGACTTTTCCAGGCAATAAATGAAATCGTAATCACTGCATTATTATTCATAGGATTCGGTGCAATAGTTGAGGCGACAAACGAGGTAGACACACGCAAGCTCGGAGGACTGCTTGCATACCACCCGAAAGTGAGCATCATGCTTCTGATTGGTGGTCTGGCAATGGCAGGAGTACCTCCTTTAAACGGTTTCCAATCCAAATTAATGCTTGTTCAGGCTTCTTTAAGTTGCGGATTCCCTGAAATATCCATCTTGGCCATTGTGGTAAGTATAGCAACATTTGTGGTGTTCGTAAAAACATTCTACACAATGTTCCTAAAACCTAAGCCAAGGGATTTGGAATTGGAAGGCAAGGAAGTTCCTCGTTCAATGATTTTCACAATGGGAATATTGTTGATTGTCATATTATTCTTAGGTCTGTTCCCTGACGTTGTTGTATCAGGAATCACTAGCTTTGTAGGAGGAATATTATGA
- a CDS encoding cation:proton antiporter subunit C, which produces MAQTQLVILLTSAALIIVGLYSAIFIDNIIKKIIGISFIEEGANLFIVAIGYKAGGVVPILMPGMDTSWFAANAAYPLPFGLVLTSIVIGASTLAVMLALVMVLYRRYGTLSTKVMLADTSKREEYNE; this is translated from the coding sequence ATGGCACAGACACAACTTGTGATATTATTGACATCCGCTGCGTTAATCATAGTGGGACTTTACTCAGCAATATTCATTGATAATATCATCAAAAAGATAATCGGTATTAGTTTCATCGAGGAAGGTGCAAACCTGTTCATTGTTGCTATTGGTTATAAGGCCGGCGGAGTTGTACCTATTTTAATGCCTGGAATGGATACTTCATGGTTTGCGGCAAACGCAGCATATCCATTGCCTTTCGGTCTGGTATTGACCAGTATTGTAATCGGTGCAAGTACCCTGGCAGTAATGTTGGCTTTAGTAATGGTTTTATACAGAAGATATGGCACATTATCCACAAAAGTAATGTTGGCAGACACATCAAAACGGGAGGAGTACAATGAATGA
- a CDS encoding DUF4040 domain-containing protein encodes MNKMLEVVLCLITVLSAILALIQKDLLKAAILTGFSGGALAVLFQVLLAPDVALTQAIVGAAIVPVFIALAVKKTQRSDD; translated from the coding sequence GTGAATAAGATGTTGGAAGTTGTATTATGTCTTATAACAGTTTTAAGTGCAATTCTTGCCCTTATTCAAAAGGACTTATTGAAGGCAGCAATCCTTACCGGATTTTCAGGAGGGGCTCTTGCAGTTCTTTTCCAAGTATTGCTGGCTCCGGATGTTGCTTTGACTCAAGCTATTGTTGGTGCAGCAATTGTACCTGTATTTATCGCTTTAGCTGTTAAAAAAACTCAAAGGAGTGATGACTAA
- a CDS encoding cation:proton antiporter: protein MIEYIKAALLIIAAILTIIAAIGLISLSNNTKNKVYARIHIAGLFDVACIIAMIGLGQYLLAGIYFILAPFIAHAIANAYWKKEDRENNGDLMTVEEEVDENHPFIHPKEKMQALESENSEKLKADERFSVTTIEIDEGE, encoded by the coding sequence ATGATTGAGTATATCAAAGCGGCACTCCTTATCATAGCGGCAATTCTTACCATAATTGCAGCAATAGGGCTTATCAGCTTAAGCAACAATACCAAAAATAAAGTCTATGCCAGAATCCACATTGCAGGACTGTTCGATGTAGCATGTATAATTGCGATGATCGGTCTTGGTCAATATCTCTTGGCTGGAATCTACTTTATTTTAGCACCATTTATAGCACATGCCATAGCTAATGCTTATTGGAAAAAAGAAGATAGAGAGAATAACGGAGATTTAATGACAGTTGAAGAAGAAGTAGATGAAAATCATCCTTTCATCCATCCTAAAGAAAAGATGCAGGCTTTGGAAAGTGAAAACTCTGAAAAACTCAAGGCGGATGAAAGATTTTCAGTAACTACAATAGAAATTGATGAGGGTGAATAA
- a CDS encoding Na+/H+ antiporter subunit E, with product MFLTRIGYGIIFFLDLIYEIIKSTIDVAFNRIMGRNIDPIIVDVKTVLDRPVSQTILANSISLTPGTLSVDLDSENNIIKVAAISPRKQEDIIPFEPYIKKMLE from the coding sequence ATGTTTTTGACTAGAATTGGTTACGGAATAATATTTTTCTTAGACCTTATTTATGAAATCATTAAATCAACAATTGATGTTGCATTTAATCGAATAATGGGCAGAAATATTGATCCTATAATTGTGGATGTTAAAACAGTTTTGGATAGACCTGTTTCCCAAACAATTTTAGCAAACAGTATTTCTCTAACCCCTGGAACCCTGTCTGTTGACTTGGACAGTGAAAATAACATTATCAAAGTAGCTGCTATTTCTCCAAGAAAACAAGAGGACATCATTCCTTTTGAACCTTATATAAAGAAAATGTTAGAATGA
- a CDS encoding metal-dependent hydrolase translates to MSSYKGHSIFAFALALMFFHNPLTIALTFIGANVPDFDHKFKKENVYRMIILGLIVFISLYILKLPYYIGLIIVFLGVTFYFSEHRSFTHSIFGVLTLTSALSLILIWGFQLIGAVTIIDNHYLLMAVLIVLLSFLFLNKRLLIIFIPLFFISLFIMPVAEISYVEIVLSLFVGVFSHIVLDSFTPAGIKIFAPLSSRKVYRNFGLSMVFLLIVIALIVHVPILFKVFEQYIF, encoded by the coding sequence TTGTCTTCATACAAGGGACATTCAATATTTGCATTCGCACTCGCACTGATGTTTTTTCACAATCCTCTAACAATTGCTCTCACGTTCATCGGTGCGAATGTACCCGATTTTGATCACAAGTTCAAAAAGGAGAATGTCTACAGGATGATTATTTTGGGATTGATAGTGTTCATTTCACTTTATATCCTTAAATTACCTTATTATATCGGTTTAATTATTGTTTTTTTAGGTGTAACCTTTTATTTTTCAGAGCATCGCAGCTTTACACATTCGATCTTCGGGGTCTTGACATTGACGTCCGCCCTTTCCTTGATACTGATTTGGGGATTTCAATTGATTGGTGCCGTAACCATAATCGACAATCATTACCTGCTGATGGCGGTTCTGATTGTCCTTTTAAGTTTCTTGTTTTTGAATAAGAGGCTCCTGATAATTTTCATACCTCTGTTCTTTATCAGCTTGTTCATCATGCCGGTTGCGGAGATTTCATACGTTGAAATTGTCCTGTCATTGTTCGTGGGCGTGTTCTCCCATATTGTGCTTGACTCCTTCACTCCTGCGGGAATTAAGATTTTCGCACCGCTCTCATCCAGAAAGGTTTATCGGAATTTCGGTCTGAGCATGGTGTTTTTACTGATTGTGATTGCATTGATTGTTCATGTTCCAATTCTCTTCAAAGTTTTTGAACAATATATCTTCTAA
- a CDS encoding succinylglutamate desuccinylase/aspartoacylase domain-containing protein encodes MHFRKIEEFGNLEMSYVSDLSRGFISRNTNVFKNLERNRFTQFLLEKCVYGTPIFKLGNGGNRILILSGIHGNELPPQIANVRLLNSLLFEDLRNTLYIIPFASPKSTMNNERTFNGMDLNRSAHINDSLSNLIVRAVENLSIDFVGDFHSTAFNANPGCEAIFTSKSPSAESYLMANYISRDVGSEIISFDYAGSSYKGAVEDVCNLNGVPAITCEVLCPFGNVGAGTVERSFAQMNSFLSYFG; translated from the coding sequence ATGCATTTTAGAAAAATTGAGGAATTTGGTAATCTTGAAATGTCCTACGTTTCCGATTTATCAAGGGGATTCATTTCAAGGAACACTAATGTTTTCAAAAATCTGGAAAGGAACAGGTTCACTCAATTTTTGCTTGAAAAATGTGTTTATGGAACTCCCATTTTCAAATTGGGCAATGGGGGAAACAGGATTCTTATTTTATCTGGGATACATGGCAATGAACTGCCTCCGCAGATAGCCAATGTGAGGCTGTTGAACAGCTTGCTTTTTGAGGATTTGCGAAATACATTGTACATCATTCCATTTGCATCCCCGAAATCAACCATGAACAACGAGAGGACATTCAATGGTATGGACCTGAACAGGTCTGCCCACATCAACGATTCGCTCAGCAATCTGATTGTCAGGGCCGTTGAAAATTTAAGTATTGATTTTGTGGGGGATTTCCATTCTACTGCCTTCAATGCAAATCCTGGCTGTGAGGCCATTTTCACATCAAAATCCCCGTCTGCCGAAAGCTATCTGATGGCAAATTACATTTCAAGGGATGTGGGCTCCGAAATCATCTCGTTTGATTATGCGGGCTCATCCTATAAGGGGGCTGTTGAGGACGTTTGCAATCTGAATGGCGTTCCTGCAATCACTTGTGAGGTATTGTGTCCATTTGGAAATGTGGGTGCAGGCACTGTTGAGAGGTCTTTCGCTCAAATGAATAGCTTTTTATCCTATTTCGGATAG
- a CDS encoding IGHMBP2 family helicase: protein MKKYIKNLIRLINYERDAEIDLMTYEISTMSGQKREELGRAINKVKGKSLGKELGMQIVQFGRSEVIDTEISVGDMVLVSTDNPLRSDLTGTVTEKGARFIKVAFDKRVPKWAIKKKVRLDLYANDITFRRMEDNLKHLSLKGKNALEYILSERNPKKNRPVPYISYIDDSLNDSQKSAIENALSCENFYLIHGPFGTGKTRTLVELISQETRQDHKVLATAESNAAVDNILERLMENKKLNLTRLGHPQRVSKHNITQTLAYKAENHKLNKKIKKIHKKIDNMIEKRRVHTKPTPQYRRGLGDYDILHFASKGKGTRGVSADKIKSMAKWIEINQEIDEAHDEIKRIENRMIKNIIDESDVILATNSSAALESIARVKFDVAIVDEASQATIPSVLIPIAKAHRFILAGDHKQLPPTIISERAGELEKTLFEELIKMYPNKSQLLNVQYRMNSLLMKFPNREFYNNGLKSTSSVDEITINDILESGHDEEALLFIDTSDVEDNNERHLKDSKSIVNELEAQISVSIARDYLDAGIDEEDIGIISPYADQVKIIQEKTPVEVKTVDGFQGREKEIIIISTVRSNENGNIGFLKDLRRLNVAITRAKRKLIIIGNKNTLKTNPTYARLINFVEDEDLLIKI from the coding sequence ATGAAGAAATATATAAAAAACCTCATAAGGCTCATCAATTATGAAAGGGACGCCGAAATCGACCTGATGACGTATGAAATAAGCACAATGTCAGGTCAGAAAAGGGAAGAACTTGGAAGAGCCATCAATAAGGTTAAGGGAAAGAGCCTGGGAAAGGAATTGGGAATGCAGATTGTCCAGTTCGGAAGATCTGAAGTCATCGACACCGAAATATCAGTTGGAGACATGGTCCTAGTCAGCACGGACAATCCGTTGCGCAGCGACTTGACCGGCACAGTCACTGAAAAGGGCGCAAGATTCATCAAGGTCGCCTTCGACAAGCGTGTCCCAAAATGGGCCATCAAGAAGAAGGTCAGGTTGGACCTGTATGCTAATGACATCACATTCAGACGTATGGAGGATAACCTGAAGCATTTAAGCCTGAAAGGAAAAAATGCACTCGAATACATATTAAGCGAGAGAAATCCGAAGAAAAATCGCCCTGTGCCTTACATAAGCTACATTGACGATTCATTGAATGATTCGCAAAAATCCGCCATCGAAAATGCACTGTCCTGTGAAAACTTCTACCTGATACACGGGCCCTTCGGTACCGGAAAGACAAGGACCCTGGTTGAACTTATCTCACAAGAGACAAGACAAGACCATAAGGTACTGGCAACAGCGGAAAGCAATGCTGCGGTCGACAATATTCTTGAAAGACTGATGGAGAACAAAAAATTAAACCTTACAAGGCTCGGACACCCCCAAAGGGTTTCAAAGCACAACATCACACAAACCCTTGCATACAAAGCTGAAAACCACAAGCTTAACAAGAAAATCAAAAAGATCCACAAAAAGATAGACAATATGATTGAAAAGCGCAGAGTGCACACCAAACCGACCCCTCAATACCGTCGGGGACTTGGCGATTATGACATACTGCATTTTGCCTCCAAAGGTAAAGGCACACGTGGAGTAAGCGCTGATAAAATCAAGTCAATGGCAAAATGGATTGAAATCAACCAGGAAATCGATGAGGCGCATGATGAAATCAAAAGAATTGAAAACAGAATGATCAAGAACATCATCGATGAGAGCGATGTTATTCTTGCCACAAACTCTTCGGCCGCCCTGGAATCAATCGCAAGGGTCAAGTTCGATGTTGCCATTGTTGATGAGGCTTCACAGGCCACAATACCAAGCGTTCTGATTCCGATTGCAAAGGCCCACAGGTTCATTCTTGCAGGAGACCACAAGCAATTGCCTCCAACAATAATCAGCGAAAGGGCAGGAGAATTGGAAAAGACCCTCTTTGAAGAGTTGATAAAAATGTATCCTAACAAATCCCAGCTGCTGAATGTGCAATACAGGATGAATAGCCTGCTCATGAAATTTCCAAATAGGGAATTCTACAATAACGGATTGAAGAGCACCTCCAGCGTCGATGAGATAACCATCAATGACATTCTAGAATCAGGCCATGATGAGGAAGCATTGCTCTTTATTGACACCTCCGATGTCGAGGACAACAATGAAAGACATCTGAAGGACTCAAAATCAATTGTAAATGAGCTTGAGGCCCAAATCAGTGTCAGCATTGCTCGTGACTATCTGGATGCGGGCATCGATGAGGAGGACATTGGAATAATCAGCCCATATGCCGACCAGGTGAAGATCATACAGGAAAAAACTCCTGTTGAAGTAAAGACAGTTGACGGATTTCAGGGAAGGGAAAAGGAAATTATCATCATTTCAACTGTAAGAAGCAATGAAAATGGAAATATAGGTTTTCTAAAGGATTTGCGTAGGTTGAATGTTGCAATTACCCGTGCCAAACGCAAGCTGATTATCATCGGCAACAAGAATACCCTAAAAACCAATCCGACTTATGCAAGACTTATAAATTTTGTTGAAGATGAAGACTTACTCATAAAAATTTAG
- a CDS encoding argininosuccinate synthase, producing MTDKVLLAFSGGLDTSVCVKLLEEKYDVEVITACVDVGQGEEEMEKAKNSAANIGGLKHYNIDAKEEFANEYIARGIKANAEYEGYPLSTAFARPLIALKLIEVAEKEGATAIAHGCTGKGNDQFRFEAVIRAMSDLDIIAPIREMNLTRSEEKAYAESKGIKLSYDKIYSIDENLWGRAIEGDVLEDPANEPPEDIYEWTASWEDAKDEPEKVSIEFEEGIPVAINGEMMPLVDIITKANEIAGAHGIGRVDTIENRMIGIKSREIYETPGAKLLIAAHQALEELVLTTDELRFAEYMSTLYADLVYRALWQEPLREDLDQAIDNMQERVSGEVVMKLFKGSIQPIIRKSPFSLHSIEQITFEDKETDQREVEGMIKHHGIQAANYQKLNR from the coding sequence ATGACTGATAAAGTACTTTTAGCATTCAGTGGAGGATTAGACACCTCCGTTTGTGTTAAATTATTAGAAGAAAAATATGATGTGGAAGTTATTACCGCATGTGTAGATGTGGGACAAGGCGAAGAAGAAATGGAAAAAGCAAAAAACAGTGCAGCTAACATTGGAGGATTAAAACACTACAATATAGATGCCAAAGAGGAATTCGCAAACGAATACATCGCACGTGGAATCAAAGCAAATGCAGAATACGAAGGATACCCATTAAGCACTGCCTTTGCAAGACCATTAATTGCCCTAAAACTTATAGAAGTAGCTGAAAAAGAAGGGGCAACTGCAATCGCTCACGGTTGTACCGGAAAAGGAAACGACCAATTCAGATTTGAAGCAGTTATCCGTGCAATGTCCGATTTGGATATCATTGCACCAATCAGAGAAATGAACCTGACAAGATCTGAAGAAAAGGCATATGCAGAATCCAAAGGAATCAAGTTAAGCTACGATAAAATTTACAGTATCGACGAAAACCTCTGGGGAAGAGCAATCGAAGGGGACGTCCTAGAAGACCCTGCCAACGAACCTCCAGAAGACATCTACGAATGGACCGCCTCCTGGGAAGATGCCAAAGACGAACCAGAAAAAGTGTCAATCGAATTCGAGGAAGGTATTCCCGTGGCCATCAACGGCGAAATGATGCCATTAGTTGACATTATCACAAAAGCAAATGAAATTGCAGGAGCTCACGGAATTGGTAGAGTCGATACCATTGAAAACAGAATGATTGGCATTAAAAGTAGGGAAATCTACGAAACCCCTGGAGCAAAATTGTTAATTGCAGCTCACCAAGCATTGGAAGAATTGGTTTTAACCACTGACGAGTTAAGATTTGCTGAATACATGTCAACACTTTACGCTGACTTAGTATACAGAGCTCTCTGGCAAGAACCTTTAAGAGAGGACCTTGACCAAGCAATTGACAACATGCAAGAAAGAGTAAGCGGAGAAGTTGTAATGAAACTCTTCAAAGGTTCCATTCAACCAATTATCAGAAAATCTCCATTCAGCTTACACAGCATAGAACAAATTACCTTTGAAGACAAGGAAACCGACCAAAGAGAAGTAGAAGGTATGATTAAACACCACGGTATTCAAGCTGCAAATTACCAAAAATTAAACAGATAG
- a CDS encoding helicase C-terminal domain-containing protein, giving the protein MENNDSNLDWMVYWSLPKYNPRNSQIRLINEINFAIKKGFKYIILEAGTGIGKSAVATTIANMYEDSYILTMTKQLQEQYLDDFSDMLVEIKGRGNYKCNYTGSCDFCIKAEYNLRRCSDCEYNLALNKAKQSKNVLTNYDYFYYASVASPILDPRELLILDEAHNLERKMLMLSSSELNREYISTKFGIDIFEPLMVATNSINKLKKDSDYWIRLCDDLIKECNKRIKKIEGDANKSVQVTLDEFESDPSKYSNFDYVEKQNLEQDMKSFAAITLGLQANELIIDLPEKEAILNNQMDISAEFKPFSVVDDTQKLLDLGNVCIFLTGTLGSKDKFCEWNNINPDETYYIYEKSPFDVNKRPIYPDFAARLSGNHGKNPNWKNKRAIIKIKEILDKHPNENGVIHTSSNEQAFWIMDNLKGYDFLFVGGENRNQVLRQFSESKDNIVLIGASVKDGVDFKGDLCRFQIMFKIPYPQLNEQVNYRKEQDPKWYYYQAVMALMQAYGRGIRDKDDWCVMYIIDSSFMELFDYNRGFFNDYFIEAVQKKKERR; this is encoded by the coding sequence GTACCGGTATAGGCAAAAGTGCGGTCGCCACAACCATTGCAAACATGTATGAGGATTCATATATCCTTACAATGACAAAACAGCTCCAGGAACAATATCTGGATGACTTTTCAGACATGCTGGTTGAGATTAAGGGCCGTGGAAACTACAAGTGCAACTATACGGGCAGCTGTGACTTCTGCATCAAAGCGGAGTATAACCTGAGAAGGTGCAGTGATTGCGAATACAATCTGGCTCTGAATAAGGCCAAGCAATCAAAAAACGTATTAACAAATTATGATTATTTTTATTATGCAAGCGTTGCAAGCCCTATTCTTGACCCTCGTGAATTGCTGATTTTGGATGAGGCTCATAATCTGGAACGCAAGATGCTGATGCTGTCATCATCCGAACTGAATAGGGAATACATTTCAACCAAATTCGGTATTGACATATTCGAGCCTCTAATGGTTGCCACCAACTCAATCAATAAGCTCAAGAAGGATTCAGATTATTGGATCAGGTTGTGCGATGACCTAATCAAGGAATGCAACAAGAGAATCAAGAAAATCGAGGGGGATGCCAACAAGTCTGTCCAGGTCACCTTGGATGAGTTTGAAAGCGACCCTTCAAAGTATTCCAATTTTGATTATGTTGAAAAGCAAAACCTTGAGCAGGACATGAAGTCCTTTGCGGCAATCACATTGGGTTTGCAGGCTAATGAACTGATCATCGACTTGCCTGAAAAGGAGGCAATCCTAAACAATCAGATGGACATTTCTGCGGAGTTCAAACCGTTTTCCGTTGTGGATGATACTCAAAAGCTATTGGATTTGGGTAATGTCTGCATTTTCCTGACAGGAACACTTGGAAGCAAGGACAAGTTCTGTGAATGGAACAATATCAATCCTGATGAAACCTATTACATCTATGAGAAAAGCCCATTCGATGTTAATAAAAGACCAATCTATCCTGATTTTGCTGCCAGACTAAGCGGCAATCATGGCAAAAATCCAAATTGGAAAAACAAGAGGGCCATCATCAAGATTAAGGAGATTTTGGACAAACACCCAAACGAAAATGGAGTTATCCATACATCAAGCAATGAACAGGCATTTTGGATTATGGATAATCTTAAGGGGTATGATTTCCTTTTTGTCGGTGGGGAGAACAGAAATCAGGTATTGAGGCAGTTCAGTGAATCCAAGGACAACATAGTTCTCATAGGTGCGTCTGTAAAGGACGGTGTTGATTTCAAGGGGGATTTGTGCAGGTTCCAAATCATGTTCAAAATCCCATATCCGCAATTGAACGAGCAGGTCAATTATCGTAAGGAACAGGATCCGAAATGGTATTATTATCAGGCGGTCATGGCTTTGATGCAAGCCTACGGTAGAGGCATCAGGGATAAGGATGACTGGTGTGTGATGTATATTATCGATTCCAGTTTTATGGAACTCTTTGATTATAATCGTGGATTTTTCAATGACTATTTCATTGAAGCGGTTCAAAAAAAGAAAGAAAGAAGATAG